TTCCTCGTAGCTCTTCCCCCAGTTCATGTACCGGTCCGTGCGGCTCGGCCCGGTGAACTCCGACTGGAAGAACACCTCCTCCCAGTCGGCTTGCGTGTCCGGGGTGCAGGCCTGCGGGTACGCGGTGGACCCCCGGCACACCTGGCCGCTGGGGAAGATGTTCCAGAACGGCGCGTGGCACACGGGCGTGTCCAGGGTGGGGCGCGTGTTCTCCCGGAGGGCGTACACGCTCAGGCTGCCCGGCCCGGCAATGAACACCAGCGGTGGGTGGGGCACGAGCTGCCCGGAGAAGCGGGCCACGCTGCCGGCCTGGGCGTACTTGGGGTTAAACAGGAGGGCTCGTTCCCCGACGGGGATCCACCAGGCGCACGCGGTGGGTGAGGTGGCCAGCGTGTTCTCCCGGGTGGGCGTGAGGGCCCGGCCGCCCAGAGTCACCAGGAGGTCACGGGCGTCCTCGTGGGTCAGCGCCTGCGCGGCGCCCAGCACGGCCCGGCCACCGCTGTCGTGCCGGATGCGGTGCTTGCGGGTGTACGCGCTGTTCAGGCCGTCCTGGCCGCCGGGCGCGTACAGGACCAGGGCGAGGACCGGTTCGTGCAGGGCGGGGGCAGCGCGCTGGGTGCGCGCGGTGGAGATGGTGATGGTGGCGCTCATGCGTGCGGGGTGGCCCCCAGCTGGGGGCCAGCGCTTCACGGGGTGGAGACTGCGGCGGGCGACCAGGGGTACAGGTGCTTGTGAATCACGCGCACCCGCCTGCTCGCCCTGAAGTCGGCGAGCACGTCGGTGATGTTGCCCGGGTGGGCGTGCGGGAAGGCCTGCTGCACGTCCACGGCGGTGACTCCTGGATTGGTGTGCACGTAGTCCTCGATCAGGGCGCCAAGCGTGCCCTGTTCGAGTGCGGGGGCGTCCGGCGCGTTCGGTGCCTGGTGCCGCTGGACGCGGAGGGTGCGCAGCGTCTCGTGATCCAGGTCATCCAGCAAGTCGATGAGGGCCCGGCGGGCCTGCCACGCCGGTTCAGCGGGGAAGTGAGTGCGGGCCATGTGGTCCAGAAGGCTGAGTTCGCTCATACGCGTCCGTGGCCCCCGGGCAGGGGGCCAGGGCTGCGTCACGAGGTGGCGCCGCGGGTGAGGGCGTCCCACATGGCGCGCGTGCGGGCCTGCACGTCCGCGACCGCGCGCAGGTACCTCAGCGCGGCCTCGTGTGAAGCCCAGTCGTGGACTTCGAGCATGGCCAGGGATTCGACGGGGCTCTCCGTGTGCGGCATGCCGAGCAGGTCGGTCACGTCCCGGTGGAATTCCAGCACGGGGTCCCGCTCCGGGGCGTCCTGGCAGATCACTACGTCGATCACCCCCGGGTGCAGGCCGTCCTCGGCCCAGGCGCGCGTGGTGCGCCACTCGAAGGGCAGCGTGGCGAGGTGTGCGAGCAGGTCCGCGGCCTCCGTCAGGCCTGGGACCACCCGGTGGGCGTGCAGTCGGGCCTGGAGGGAGCGGGCCACGTCGTCTGGCGCAGTCCACGTGTCCATGGGGTACGTGCGGCCCAGGTCGTAGGGCGTGGGTGCGCCCTGGCGCTGCAGCCAGCGGCACAGGTCCCGCGCGCGGGGTTCGCGGGTGCGTTCCTCGTGCTCGGCCTCACTGAGGGCTTCGAGGTGGTCATCCCACCACATCTCCCCGAACCGCAGGGCCTCCTCGCCCTGGACGGCGTCCTGACCGGTGAAGACGGGCTGGTACGGGGCGAGGGCTGCGCGCAGGGCGAACATCAGGGCGCCGAACAGGTATCGGTCCCGGGCGCGCAGATCCGCACGCAGGGCCCGCAGGTCCAGCACCCGGCCGGACTGGGGCAGGACCTCCATGCCGACGGTGGCGGTGTTGTGCTGCGAGTACCCGCACAGGAGGGTGACATCGAGGCGCACGTCCGGCGGGCTGAGCTCTACCCGCCAGGTCTCCACGTACGAGTTCAAGATGTACGACTCCGGTGTCTCACCCGGACGGGGGGCGCGGCGGGGGATGAGGCCCGCCTGCGTGAGGTGGAGGGCGAGGGTGCACGCGGCGTCCATGACGCCCTCCTCCACGGGGCGGATGACGTACCCGGTGGGGAGGCGGTGCGCGCGGGGCACGTTCAGGGGTGCCATGCGGGGGGTGGTCAGGGCAACAGGGGCGGTGGGGGCAAGCGCGGGTCGGATGGCGTCCGCTCTTGCGTCCGTGTGAGTTTGACCAGGGCGCGGGTGAGCGCCTCGGGGGCGCGCGTACGCTGGGCGAGCGTGCGGAGCGGGGGTTGTCGGGTGCGGTGCGAGTTGAGCCATGTGGTGAACTCCTCCTCGGAGATGGTCGGGATGGGCGTCATGCGGCGGGACGGCGGGGACGGCGTTCCCGGCGGGCTTTGAGTAGGGGCTTGGGGCGGCGGGCACGCGGCACGTCGGGCTGTCCCTCGGGCACGGGGAGCGCCACGACGCGCAGCGGCTCAGCGAGGTTGATGAACGCCCCGCACGTGGGGGTCTTCGCGTTCAGGAGGAGTTCCCCGAGGAGCTGCGCCGCCTGGAGGGCGACGGCCGGATTGATGAACAGGTGCTGACGGGTCAGGGCCTCCGCGGCCGAGCAGCTGGGGCGGTCATCATCCACGCCCGTGTGCATGGTGGGGTCGCGGTCCAGGACGTGCGGGAGGCGCGCCGGACTCTGACGGACCTGCCCGAGGATGACCTG
The Deinococcus sp. JMULE3 genome window above contains:
- a CDS encoding PRTRC system protein B gives rise to the protein MSATITISTARTQRAAPALHEPVLALVLYAPGGQDGLNSAYTRKHRIRHDSGGRAVLGAAQALTHEDARDLLVTLGGRALTPTRENTLATSPTACAWWIPVGERALLFNPKYAQAGSVARFSGQLVPHPPLVFIAGPGSLSVYALRENTRPTLDTPVCHAPFWNIFPSGQVCRGSTAYPQACTPDTQADWEEVFFQSEFTGPSRTDRYMNWGKSYEELLDTAQAQGTFPAEVLVNAGQTLGQILT